A region from the Metopolophium dirhodum isolate CAU chromosome 9, ASM1992520v1, whole genome shotgun sequence genome encodes:
- the LOC132952027 gene encoding facilitated trehalose transporter Tret1-like, with product MHNIFEGKSSRICDHDDHVASSFRRPSDEDEVEIPKKMYNEKSPLVDKTVPKSITIAQQIAAESIETQIKTQKRNQYLAALIVTIGGFIMGTTLGWTAPAGPMMENGQYGFQITVENISWIASVMPLGAMLGCPVMAGLVNKLGRKHLMIMLTIPTLFGWAMIIWAQSVVWICAGRFLTGFSSGSYSVIVPLYTSEIAEKEIRGTLGTYFQLQVNAGILFTYVIGSYLNVFGLSVACAIVPVIYICLMFLIPESPIFYLMKGNVEKAQLSLKYFRKPVVHVNQELNTMQSALAKTERERVPIMEAFQTTPAKRGLCLGLGVMVFQQFCGCNAVIFYATTIFNATGSSIGSNTSTIIIGIMAVVSTYVSTLVVDKLGRKILLLYSVVAMGICTFLIGGFFYAKESHYNISSIGFIPLMSLCIFIILFSIGFGPIPWMLMGEIFPAQIKGIASSIVCMSNWLFVFLVTKFFTLLVSAIYLYNTFWLFTLFSVLGTFFVVFFVPETKGKTMEEIQELLGADHITLLTENQNDA from the exons atgcataatatatttgaggGTAAAAGTAGTAGAATATGTGATCACGATGATCATGTTGCTTCTAGTTTCAGACGTCCCAGTGATGAAGATGAAGTTGAAATACCAAaa AAAATGTACAATGAAAAAAGTCCACTTGTCGATAAGACAGTTCCTAAATCTATAACAATAGCTCAACAAATTGCTGCTGAGAGCATAGAAACTCaaataaaaactcaaaaaagaaATCAGTATTTAGCTGCATTAATTG TGACTATTGGAGGGTTTATCATGGGTACAACGCTTGGTTGGACGGCTCCTGCAGGTCCGATGATGGAAAATGGCCAATACGGGTTCCAAATTACTGTGGAAAATATTTCATGGATAGCGTCGGTCATGCCACTTGGTGCCATGCTTGGATGTCCAGTTATGGCTGGTCTAGTCAACAAATTAGGACGAAAACATCTAATGATAATGTTAACCATACCTACACTTTTTGGTTGGGCGATGATTATATGGGCTCAATCt GTGGTATGGATTTGTGCTGGCAGATTTTTAACTGGATTTTCTAGTGGTTCATACTCTGTCATTGTACCTTTGTACACTTCAGAAATAGCCGAAAAGGAAATTCGTGGTactttaggtacttattttcaGTTACAAGTTAATGCAGGAATCTTGTTCACCTATGTAATAGGATCCTAC CTTAATGTATTTGGTCTATCTGTTGCGTGTGCAATAGTTCCAGTGATTTATATATGCTTGATGTTTTTAATACCAGAAAGTCCAATTTTCTATCTTATGAAAGGAAATGTTGAAAAAGCTCAGTTATCGCTGAAATATTTCCGCAAACCTGTTGTTCATGTAAATCAAGAATTAAATACCATGCAGAGTGCATTAGctaaa acTGAAAGGGAAAGAGTTCCAATCATGGAAGCATTCCAAACTACACCAGCTAAACGAGGATTATGCTTAGGTCTTGGAGTTATGGTTTTTCAACAGTTTTGTGGGTGTAATGCCGTTATTTTCTATGCAACAACTATCTTCaat GCAACAGGGAGTTCAATTGGATCAAATACATCCACAATTATTATTGGCATCATGGCTGTAGTGTCCACATATGTATCAACGCTTGTCGTTGATAAATTAGGACGGAAAATTCTGTTGTTGTATTCAGTTGTTGCAATGGGAATTTGTACATTCCTTATTGGTGGATTTTTTTATGCTAAGGAATCCCACTATAATATTTCATCTATTGGATTTATTCCATTAATGTCGTTatgtatattcataatattattctccatTGGTTTTGGTCCTATTCCATGGATGTTAATGGGTGAAATATTCCCAGCTCAAATTAAAG gtattgCTAGCTCAATAGTTTGTATGTCAAACTGGCTATTTGTTTTCTTGGTCACCAAATTTTTCACATTATTGGTATCTgccatttatttatacaatacattttggctatttacattattcagtGTATTGGGAACATTCTTTGTGGTGTTTTTCGTCCCTGAAACTAAAGGTAAGACTATGGAAGAAATTCAAGAATTGCTTGGGGCTGACCATATTACACTATTAACAGAAAATCAAAATGATGCTtag
- the LOC132951934 gene encoding facilitated trehalose transporter Tret1-like, translated as MTLEKIAMTQRAMVEEQQARIGNQKWTQYLAAFIATIGGFIAGTALGWTAPAGPMMENNQYSFVISNENLAWIGACMPLGAMLGCPVTAGLVDKLGRKNMMIMLCIPTLVGWAMMIWAESVAWICAGRLLTGFASGSLSVIVPLYTSEIAEKEIRGTLGTYFQLQVTGGILFTYVIGSYFDVFGLTIICAIIPIAYVALMVLIPESPNFHLMKGNVEKARLSLRYFRGPYGTVDQELSIMQDSLAKTERERVPLMEAFQTTPAKRGLFIGLGVMLLQQFSGCNAVIFYATFIFKEAGSAMEPNTSTIIVGIMSVIATYVSTLIVDRLGRKILLLSSIIVMAICTLLIGAFFYMKANEYDVSSIGFIPLTSMCVFIILFSLGFGPIPWMLIGEIFPAQIKGTACSVACMANWFFAFIVTKFFSSLVSAIHIYNTFWLFTLFSILGTFFVICIVPETKGKTMDEIQEMLGAGSDLTPPTHANASIDTKGKY; from the exons ATGACTTTAGAAAAAATCGCCATGACCCAGCGTGCTATGGTTGAAGAACAACAAGCACGAATTGGAAATCAAAAATGGACTCAATACTTGGCTGCCTTTATTG CGACAATTGGTGGGTTCATCGCGGGTACGGCCCTAGGATGGACAGCTCCAGCTGGTCCAATGATGGAGAACAATCAGTATTCATTCGTTATATCAAACGAGAATCTCGCGTGGATTGGAGCGTGTATGCCACTCGGTGCCATGCTTGGGTGTCCGGTTACAGCTGGCTTAGTCGACAAATTGGGACGTAAAAACATGATGATAATGTTGTGCATACCAACACTTGTTGGTTGGGCAATGATGATATGGGCAGAATCT GTGGCATGGATCTGTGCTGGCAGACTTTTGACTGGATTCGCCAGCGGTTCGTTGTCTGTTATTGTGCCCCTGTACACATCTGAAATAGCCGAAAAGGAAATTCGTGGTACTTTGGGTACATATTTCCAGTTACAAGTCACCGGAGGAATTTTATTCACCTATGTCATAGGATCTTAT ttcGATGTATTTGGTCTGACTATTATTTGTGCTATCATTCCAATTGCATACGTGGCTCTGATGGTTTTAATTCCAGAAAGTCCAAACTTCCATCTCATGAAAGGAAATGTCGAAAAAGCCCGTTTATCTTTAAGATATTTCCGCGGACCTTATGGCACAGTTGACCAAGAATTGTCTATAATGCAAGACTCGTTAGCTaag ACTGAAAGGGAAAGAGTTCCGTTAATGGAAGCATTCCAAACGACACCAGCTAAACGCGGTTTGTTTATTGGTCTTGGAGTTATGCTTTTGCAACAATTTTCTGGATGCAACGCTGTCATATTCTACGCTACGTTTAtctttaaa GAAGCCGGCAGTGCAATGGAACCAAATACGTCCACAATCATCGTTGGTATCATGTCGGTAATTGCCACCTATGTTTCTACACTGATCGTTGACAGATTAGGAAGGAAAATTCTTCTTTTGAGCTCAATCATTGTCATGGCAATCTGTACGTTGCTAATCGGTGCCTTCTTCTACATGAAGGCTAACGAATACGATGTATCATCAATTGGATTTATTCCACTTACGTCCATGTGTGTGTTCATAATCCTATTCTCTCTTGGTTTTGGTCCCATCCCATGGATGTTGATTGGTGAAATCTTCCCGGCACAAATCAAag gtaCCGCTTGCTCCGTCGCCTGTATGGCCAACTGGTTCTTCGCTTTCATTGTCACGAAATTCTTTTCGTCGTTGGTATCTGCTATTCATATTTACAATACATTCTGGTTATTCACATTGTTCTCCATATTGggtacgttcttcgtaatttgCATCGTCCCCGAGACCAAAGGCAAGACGATGGATGAAATTCAAGAAATGCTCGGCGCGGGCAGTGATCTTACCCCACCAACACATGCCAATGCTTCCATCGACACCAAAGGAAAATACTAA